The Cytophagia bacterium CHB2 genome contains a region encoding:
- a CDS encoding YceI family protein has translation MKFRSFILFSVLVLISLANAQTKNPCNPCSKALQGSVFQFNDKMGRNTVTFKSQAPLEDIIGTTNQVSGHVAFDPQHPEKGGHGEFTISVASLNTGIPLRDEHLRSADWLDANAHPNVKLEIKETKNFKPVKVTNESATYDATLVADFTLRGKTKRLEIPGRLTYLKENAVTKTKLPGNLLAARASFDVKLSDFGVSGPKGMGLIGTKVGETISVETSLVGTSAAGAMAANPCNPCGGKAMNPCNPCGGKAKNPCNPCAGKKKKP, from the coding sequence ATGAAGTTCCGCAGTTTCATCCTATTCTCAGTGTTGGTGCTGATATCTTTGGCCAACGCGCAGACGAAAAATCCCTGCAACCCTTGCAGCAAGGCCTTGCAGGGCAGTGTGTTTCAGTTCAACGATAAAATGGGCCGCAACACCGTGACCTTCAAAAGCCAGGCGCCGTTGGAGGACATCATCGGCACCACGAATCAAGTCAGCGGGCACGTCGCTTTCGATCCGCAGCACCCGGAAAAAGGCGGCCACGGCGAGTTCACGATCTCAGTGGCGAGTTTGAACACCGGCATTCCATTGCGCGACGAGCATTTGCGCAGCGCGGATTGGCTCGACGCCAACGCTCATCCCAACGTCAAGCTCGAAATCAAAGAGACGAAAAATTTCAAGCCGGTCAAAGTCACCAATGAATCGGCGACCTATGACGCTACGCTGGTGGCGGACTTCACGCTACGCGGCAAAACCAAACGGCTGGAGATTCCCGGGCGCCTCACGTATTTGAAAGAGAATGCGGTGACCAAAACCAAACTCCCCGGCAATTTGCTGGCAGCGCGTGCGAGCTTCGACGTCAAGTTGAGCGACTTCGGCGTGAGCGGCCCCAAAGGCATGGGCCTCATCGGCACGAAAGTCGGCGAGACGATTTCAGTTGAGACCAGTTTGGTCGGCACTTCTGCAGCCGGCGCAATGGCGGCCAATCCCTGCAATCCTTGCGGCGGCAAAGCGATGAATCCGTGCAATCCCTGCGGCGGCAAAGCAAAGAATCCCTGCAACCCGTGCGCGGGCAAGAAGAAAAAGCCGTGA
- a CDS encoding formylglycine-generating enzyme family protein, translated as MQKRMLFILTSIAALAVVVSATAMLAGKSHGARRVPAGMAIIPGGVFNMGMAGSNADEAPVHAVKLAPFLLDRYEVTNRQFAAFIEATDYVTQAERDGYAWGYLKGTGDFQAVAGASWRHPEGPASSIDDRMDHPVVCVSWEDAAAYAKWAGKRLPTEAEWEYAARGGSTQHFKAAFNETNTPAVNAHHEHATMKAAHDLSPSAKSHRLDSEQHASAANYHLVEANFWQGTWPTDNQLLDGFYYTAPVGRFTPNDFGVYDVLGNVWEWTADWYAADYYQHSPAKNPTGAASGENRVARGGSWFCSPNYCGAYNTSFRGASPPNHTFNNVGFRCAADL; from the coding sequence ATGCAAAAGCGAATGTTATTCATATTGACCAGCATTGCCGCGTTGGCCGTGGTTGTGTCGGCGACGGCGATGCTTGCCGGAAAATCTCACGGCGCGCGCCGTGTTCCCGCGGGCATGGCAATCATACCAGGCGGCGTTTTCAACATGGGCATGGCCGGATCAAATGCCGACGAAGCGCCGGTGCACGCGGTCAAGCTCGCGCCGTTTCTCTTGGATCGTTATGAAGTCACCAATCGCCAATTCGCCGCGTTTATCGAAGCGACGGATTACGTGACGCAAGCCGAACGTGATGGCTATGCGTGGGGCTATCTCAAAGGCACCGGCGATTTTCAAGCCGTTGCCGGCGCAAGCTGGCGGCATCCGGAAGGGCCGGCGTCTTCCATCGATGATCGTATGGATCATCCCGTGGTGTGCGTGAGTTGGGAAGATGCCGCGGCTTATGCAAAATGGGCGGGCAAGCGCTTGCCCACGGAAGCGGAATGGGAATATGCCGCGCGCGGCGGCAGCACGCAACATTTCAAAGCGGCGTTCAATGAAACAAACACGCCCGCGGTGAACGCGCACCATGAGCATGCGACGATGAAAGCCGCACATGATTTATCGCCCTCGGCAAAAAGTCATCGTCTCGACTCCGAGCAACATGCGAGCGCGGCGAACTACCATTTGGTGGAAGCGAATTTTTGGCAAGGAACCTGGCCGACCGACAATCAATTGTTAGACGGCTTTTATTATACCGCGCCGGTCGGCCGTTTCACGCCCAATGATTTTGGAGTATACGACGTGCTCGGCAACGTTTGGGAGTGGACGGCTGACTGGTATGCGGCGGATTATTATCAGCACTCACCGGCGAAGAATCCCACCGGCGCGGCGAGCGGTGAGAATCGCGTGGCGCGCGGCGGCAGTTGGTTTTGCAGCCCGAATTATTGCGGCGCCTACAACACCAGC